Proteins from a genomic interval of Fusarium oxysporum Fo47 chromosome I, complete sequence:
- a CDS encoding mid region of cactin-domain-containing protein, which translates to MDPGRKAMIAGRRSPTRRDVTSPRHDPTNRITKSTKPSGSKINPKYLTQDEQSRQFVADEDKFVLKQSKKKADIRIREGRAKPIDYLAFNLRYIDTDRDIFDDDDADIEIDVPAPGDVVASLDAEQIAELESDIASYHVLETNATNREYWRALQTICKDRKAKLDPHGHERRVVSSVSDDIDKILAPKTHDQLEALEKQIKAKLQSNEDIDTDYWEQLLRSLRVWKARAKLNQVYEAIQETRLNQLKERDPTKVKASGQPTSAPKVTFGSQPVPSASEEKVSPAPVSSSRHVGTSAPPGTERFSQVDNVDFSQATKALYDREVARGVDENEEIFTSEEAVTTSKPQWADKYRPRKPRYFNRVQMGYDWNKYNQTHYDHDNPPPKVVQGYKFNIFYPELIDKTKAPTFKIIREHGRRRGESFAAAGEEDTCLIRFMAGPPYEDIAFRIVDREWDYSAKKDRGFKSSFDKGILQLHFQFKKIYYRK; encoded by the exons ATGGATCCTGGACGAAAAGCCATGATCGCCGGACGACGGTCCCCTACCCGACGAGATGTGACATCCCCCAGACACGATCCAACCAACCGAATCACCAAATCCACCAAACCAAGTGGTTCCAAGATCAACCCCAAGTACTTGACTCAAGATGAGCAATCACGACAATTTGTTGCCGATGAGGACAAGTTCGTACTGAAGCaatccaagaagaaggcggaTATCCGAATTCGGGAAGGCCGTGCGAAGCCCATTGATTACCTGGCATTCAACCTAAGATATATCGATACAGACCGCGATATCttcgacgacgacgacgctGATATTGAAATCGATGTTCCCGCACCCGGAGATGTTGTTGCCTCGCTTGATGCAGAGCAGATTGCCGAGCTAGAATCTGATATCGCCTCATACCACGTGCTTGAAACCAATGCGACCAACCGGGAATATTGGAGAGCGCTTCAGACCATCTGTAAAGATAGGAAGGCGAAATTAGATCCGCACGGCCATGAGAGAAGGGTTGTAAGCAGTGTTTCAGATGACATAGACAAGATCCTCGCCCCCAAGACGCATGACCAGCTGGAAGCCTTAGAAaagcagatcaaggccaagctaCAGTCCAATGAGGATATCGACACGGATTATTGGGAACAGTTGCTGCGAAGCCTCCGAGTGTGGAAAGCTCGTGCCAAGCTGAACCAAGTATACGAGGCAATCCAGGAGACTCGCCTCAACCAACTCAAGGAGCGCGATCCaaccaaggtcaaggcaTCGGGCCAGCCGACTTCTGCCCCCAAGGTGACATTTGGTTCTCAGCCAGTCCCATCAGCTTCAGAAGAAAAGGTGTCGCCTGCACCCGTTTCATCCTCGAGACATGTGGGCACATCAGCCCCTCCAGGGACTGAACGTTTTTCTCAGGTTGACAACGTGGACTTCTCACAGGCAACCAAAGCATTGTATGATCGAGAGGTTGCTAGAGGTGTCGACGAGAACGAGGAGATCTTCACCAGCGAAGAGGCTGTTACCACTTCTAAGCCTCAATGGGCAGACAAATATAGACCCCGAAAGCCACGCTATTTCAATCGTGTCCAAATGGGTTACGACTGGAATAAATATAATCAGACTCATTACGACCACGATAATCCGCCACCCAAGGTTGTTCAAGGTTACAAGTTCAACATATTCTATCCTGAGCTCATCGACAAGACAAAGGCACCAACCTTCAAGATCATTCGAGAACATGGCCGCAGACGCGGAGAatcatttgctgctgctggtgagGAGGACACGTGCCTAATACGGTTCATGGCAGGCCCTCCATACGAGGATATTGCGTTCCGTATTGTTGACCGAGAGTGGGATTATAGCGCCAAGAAGGATCGAGGCTTCAAGAGCTCCTTCGACAAG GGTATCTTGCAGCTGCATTTTCAGTTCAAAAAG ATCTACTACCGGAAGTAG
- a CDS encoding kinase-like domain-containing protein, whose product MAEPRLGLSEVVSEERTEPFSQSEIDARFKGIGVEEPVPTTSSSLVSLDELHVEDHHHRQGIRILFRPLANFPKSRSVSPGSESLQWLALRAEVASPEQPEHKVLAVTQTSKDIKFTVRIPGETQDDYPRPPLWCELYYDPASDKVIFLNRSDLPISLSGVSPTPPSSPYSPSHVVNPGSAKALRPGTWRITLRDMEVLDFRVLEKRPVILYQPQQQTIVEDVPSESSTPTVNSSGKRALSPEYDEKRVKRRVSDPNTPGDDGVVMFLRPSADPLVFSLPNGRESKELSSVNGHPLLDAEKGETAAISGVCEVDEYELTKREPIASTSLSAVYTATHSHVPNNIVTVKVLKTRVANPNDKALVHERTVIRQADMWLRECRGQEDLQHKSIVRYYGGDARFLSLYMEHIDAKDLTSMPRWRNNTNDEFIGDRNDAARILGDIAGALNYIHGRKLVHNDIKPANILYSPERGAVLCDFGLSTPATATNSPTVGGTPYYVPPEFIGRKQRGPASDVWALGVTMLYVLRKITYPDSRAHRRHPRPLYWLIAGVNSPNMPHKQYGNGQPAMKQMRDWLAEIFDARKSLNPKDRLERIVMEMLYPNPNQRITMAKVVQELAVEQVAAPAG is encoded by the coding sequence ATGGCAGAACCTAGGCTCGGGCTCTCTGAGGTTGTCTCAGAAGAGCGCACCGAGCCATTTTCTCAATCCGAAATTGACGCCCGCTTCAAGGGgattggtgttgaagaaccAGTCCCTACTACTAGCTCTTCGCTTGTCTCGTTAGACGAGCTCCACGTCGAGGATCACCACCACAGGCAAGGCATCCGCATTCTGTTTCGTCCCCTAGCCAACTTCCCCAAGTCGCGGTCTGTGAGCCCTGGTAGTGAAAGTTTACAGTGGCTCGCTCTCCGCGCCGAAGTTGCTTCACCAGAGCAGCCTGAGCACAAAGTTCTCGCTGTGACTCAGACCTCCAAAGATATCAAATTCACCGTCCGTATCCCCGGTGAGACTCAAGATGACTACCCACGGCCCCCTTTGTGGTGCGAGCTATACTACGATCCCGCTAGTGACAAAGTCATCTTCCTGAACCGGTCAGACCTACCAATTTCTCTGTCAGGAGTGTCGCCGACGCCGCCGTCGAGCCCTTACAGTCCTTCACATGTCGTCAACCCCGGGTCAGCCAAGGCTCTGAGGCCTGGAACATGGCGCATCACGCTTCGAGACATGGAAGTCCTCGACTTCCGAGTACTTGAAAAGCGCCCGGTGATACTGTATCAACCACAGCAACAGACTATTGTCGAAGATGTTCCCTCAGAGTCCAGCACCCCCACCGTGAACTCGAGCGGCAAGCGGGCCCTTTCTCCAGAGTATGACGAGAAGAGAGTGAAACGTCGTGTCTCAGACCCGAATACACCCGGTGACGACGGTGTTGTTATGTTCCTCAGGCCTTCCGCAGATCCCTTGGTTTTCTCTCTTCCAAATGGTCGCGAGAGCAAGGAGCTCTCCTCTGTGAATGGCCATCCTCTGCTGGACGCTGAAAAGGGTGAAACTGCTGCAATCTCAGGTGTCTGCGAAGTCGATGAGTACGAACTCACCAAGCGAGAGCCAATTGCTTCGACTTCTTTGTCTGCCGTGTACACAGCAACACACTCCCACGTACCGAACAACATCGTTACTGTCAAGGTACTCAAGACGCGCGTTGCCAACCCCAATGACAAGGCGCTCGTCCACGAGCGGACTGTCATCCGTCAGGCCGACATGTGGCTTCGTGAGTGTAGGGGTCAGGAAGACCTGCAGCACAAGTCAATTGTTCGCTACTATGGTGGTGATGCCCGATTCCTTTCCCTATATATGGAGCACATTGACGCGAAGGACCTAACTTCCATGCCTCGATGGCGGAACAATACCAACGATGAGTTCATTGGCGACAGAAACGACGCAGCCAGAATCTTGGGAGACATCGCTGGCGCCCTCAACTACATCCACGGTCGCAAGCTGGTGCATAACGATATCAAGCCCGCCAATATCCTCTACTCGCCGGAGAGAGGTGCGGTCCTTTGCGATTTTGGTCTCTCTACACCGGCCACTGCTACTAATTCGCCGACCGTTGGCGGAACACCGTACTACGTTCCTCCGGAATTCATTGGGCGAAAACAACGCGGACCTGCTTCTGACGTCTGGGCACTCGGTGTCACTATGCTCTACGTGTTGCGCAAAATAACGTACCCTGACTCTCGTGCTCATCGACGACACCCGCGACCCCTTTATTGGTTGATCGCTGGGGTGAACAGTCCCAACATGCCGCACAAGCAGTATGGAAATGGCCAACCCGCTATGAAGCAGATGCGAGATTGGCTTGCCGAGATCTTCGATGCGAGAAAGAGTCTGAATCCCAAGGACCGACTCGAGCGGATCGTTATGGAGATGCTATACCCTAACCCCAACCAACGTATCACTATGGCCAAAGTGGTACAAGAGTTGGCTGTCGAACAGGTTGCTGCTCCTGCGGGATGA